The genomic segment CCCATTTTTAAATCGGGTCAAAGCCCAAATATCATTTCATTGATTTTTGTGGTGGTAGTTAATCTGTTAATATCTGCCATTGTCATAACTCTTTCttcccattttttttattttttatttttttgcttctaTGGCTATGATAACTTCACTAACTATGAATTTTCCTCACATTTCTACTCATAATAACTATAACAATATTTATTCAAATCAAAAATTTTCTACAGTATGTACTAATAATACTTGTAATTTGTCATCAAGATCTTCATTAGTACCTTTAATATGGCCAATTTCTTTGAATTCTCTCCATTTATCGAAGCAACTAACCGCATATCACTATGTGAATCAACGGATACATTTGAGGAAAAATCGCAAAATGAAGGTTAGTATGTATGATCGTAATGAGTTTTAAGTTATATACATCGCTAGTGTTATAAAAGTTTTGCATGATTGGGTCAATTTTTGTCAGTTGTAGCACGTAATCTGTCTTATTTTCAAGCTTACGAGTCTCACGTTTCAAGAAGGTCACCATGAGTAATCGTAATGAGTTTTAAGTTATATACATCGTTAGTGTAAAATTTTGCATGATTAGGTCACCTTTTGTCGGCTGTAGCAGGTAATCTGTCTTATTTTTAAGTTTACGAGTCTCATATTTCAAGAAGGTTTAGTTGTAGATATTCTTTGGCGGATGTGATAAGAGtaaaattgatttttatactGACAATGTATATAACTTAATTTCGATTGTACTTGTATACTATACATACATTTTTAAAAActgaagtttttatttttttagcagGTGATATGCGGTAGAAGTGAGCCGTTAAAGGTGATGATATCGGGTGCTCCTGCATCCGGTAAAGGGACTCAATGTGAATTAATTGTACAAAAGGTTTTTCATTCTTGATCCCTTTTGTTTTCGTCTGTTGTTTGATGGTCAGAATTATCGCGTGATGTATAGTAAGCAGCTTATTCCCCCGAACCCCAACTAGTTCACGATTAAGGCATAGTTGATTGAATGTTGATTGTTCATAGCGTTTTGTTAAATATGAGATTGTTCATCGCGTTGTGTTAAATATGCCCATGCATACCATAACGTGCCATGTGATCTGCTATTTGTTTTTTCGTGACCACTAAAGGATGTAGTGAGATGGATGAAATCCCTCTACTGATAACCAAATATCTCGGGTTTGAGCAATGGGAATGGAGAAGTCTCTCGTTAAGGCGAGTGCTTTCCCTTTCATTGGCCttatgtaacacaaatcttggtTAAACAAACCAAAAAAAGTGTCTTTTGTGGTTTGCCTGtttatgttgaactaaatgaaatttGTGAATGGGAGTGTTGGTTGGTTTAAAATATCCTGTCGAATGATATTTTATCACGGTTTGTTTCAGTTTGGGTTGGTGCACATATCAACCGGTGATCTTCTACGAGCTGAATTATCAGCTGGTACAGATATCGGAAATAAAGCCAAGGAGTACATGAACTCTGGTCGCCTGGTTCCTGATGAGATTGTAACAGCTGTATGAGATCTTTCAAGTGCTTTGTTAATGAATAACTTTCGGTTTTGTGAGTTTAAATGTGGACTTCCGTTTCAGATGGTGACAGCGCGATTATCAAGGGAAGATGCAAAAGAAAAAGGGTGGCTTCTGGATGGGTATCCACGAAAGTTGGCCCAAGCAGAAAGTCTGGAAAGGTTGAACATCAGACCAGATATCTACATCGTGCTTGATGTACGTTAACTCTTATCATTACTTAATCTGCATTCCCTTTCTCGTCAAAAATAAGATGATCGTTTGAAAGCTTACTTAAGGATAGGTCAGATGTTATTGTCGCTGTTTCAAATTTTGTTGCTGTTTGTGGTATGACGTTGCAATGTTGATAACACGCTGCATTTTGAAATTTTCTATGCTCAACCATCATAGAACTTGAAATATCTTTGGACAGTTCCTAAAAGTGGTCCGAAACTTTTATTTATCCGAGTTGTGGGATTATGCAAGTTCAAACATACGAAGTGCATAGCTGTATACGAAGTGCATTCACCAAATTGAAATTTCAAAAGTTTTGTTTCGGTTTTAGCAATTCTAAAGAACATACTTAATGCCCAGTCGACAACCTCTTATAAATCTGTTGAATGCTTTCTGTATATGAAAGTTGTCTTTTCAAATAGCAGAAAATCGATAATCTAAATTAAGAAAGAGATCCTTACGGGTGCATTGTGGCGCTTATGGTAGATCTTAGTCCGCTTCTTCTTCAATTTGATTTGCGTTCGATCTTTTACACAAAAAGTCCTTCTCTTCTACAGGTTCCTGATGAGATTCTTATTGACAGATGTGTCGGTAGAAAGCTAGATCCTCTCACGGGTAAGATATACCATGTTACTCATTTCCCTCCAGAGACCGAGGACATCAAAGCAAGGCTCATAACTCGTCCTGATGACACGGAAGAAAAGGTACTTTTAACCCCCACGCTACTAAGAAATGCTTACATATACAAGCCATTTTTGTGTTTCTGCTATTCAAGGCACCATAATATAGACTAATCCTATTGTCCATCTTCGCGATATCTAGAAAAGCTGAAGCATCTAATATATCCGCGCAAGTCTGCAGTTTAACCAGGCGTGCTAAATGTGTTTCAGGTGAAATCACGTCTGCAAATATACAAGCAAAATGCTGAAGCAATACTACCAGTGTACTCGAATATAATGAAAAAGGTAGATCTGGCATTTACTCCtgttataattttaaaattctgTACGTTTTTCTAGTAATTTTTACTTATGAAGTGTGACATACAGGTGGATGGGAACAGCGATAAAGATGCAGTGTTTGAGGAAATTGATTCCTTATTGTCACGTGTGCAGAAAGAGGaacaagatgcaagaaaatcaGGTgtgaagcttcttcttctttagaAATATCTCTCTTTAGGTTCTTTCAATTCTATGGAGAGCAATGTTATGACCAAATCGACATTCTTGCTGACTTCGTCAGCATATAATCGTCTAAGAGATGCAAAGAATACGTAAGACATGATTAATCATATTTCTCATCATCAGTGCCCATGCTTTTCGTCCTTTCTGAAATCTTCTAATTAGGCCATTTGCATCCATCGCGATGATTGAAACATCTCTATTCTTTTTACTCATATTTGTGATCTTGTTGCCCTTCGTGCTGTGTAGCCCGTTTGCCTGGAGTAAACGTAATGAAGCTAAATTAGGCTGTTTGATGTTTGGAGTTTAAACCAAATGGGAACTTAATTAACATGGTATATTTTGTGAAGCTAATATGGCCAGAAACAAGACGATAGAGCCTTTGCAGCTTTTACGCTTACACTTTATAGTATGTGTGATTGTTTAAAGCATTTCCCAAGTGTGATCGTAGAAGAAACTAAAGCATCCATATATAAACCATAATTTTGCTTGCAGAAGCAGCAGTAATTTCCAGTACTCGAGCTGATATAACATCTTTGAATAAGGTAATTATCTGCTACcgtaaatttccattttcttttttattctgtCTGTCTGTAGGAGAGTTGTACAGAAAGAAACATGATTTGTTTTTTAGCTTTGACGATTTTGAATAAATCTTTATAGGACTGGAGAGGAATACCGACTAGACTGAATAACATTCCTCACTCGAGAGAAATCAGGGAATATTTCTACACCGATGTGCTTCAGGCTACTCAAAGAGCTGTCAATGATGGGAAAACTCGACTAAAGGTATACTCTCTGATTCAAAGAGTTGGTCGAACTGTTTTATAAGATAATTTTGATTTGTTATCGTTTTAATTAAGACATTCCCTTGTTTCAGAACCTATACAAGGATTCCAGGTTTTTTCCATCTATATTAGCGTAAATccatgttagactaatacctttaTCTTGAATTGACAGATCGAAATCAGTATCCCGGAGCTGAATCCTTCAATGGTGAGAAAACACTTTTCATCATATGCCCATAGTTTATTTAGGTTTGACAGTATCTTAAATCCACAGGATGTTTATCGAATAGGTACGCTAATGGAACTTATTCGGGTACTTGCTCTTTCATTTGCTGATGACGGAAAGCGTGTCAAGgtatgtgttgttgatggttaTTCTCTTCCTCGCTTAGTTAATTTATACATATTCATTTCTCCAGATATCATTCGTAGGTTTGTGTTCAAGGTTCTATGGGGGAAGGTGCACTCGCTGGGATGCCTTTGCAGCTTGCAGGAAGTCGAAAGATATTAGAGTTCATGGATTGGGGTGATTATGGCGCGTTGGGCACCTTTGTCAACATTGGTTCGATAGGTATTACAGAGATTAAAATTGCACGTGATGACTTTCACTTCTTATCCAATATCATGTTTTTAGAAGCATATTGCAATCTATAAATGGTCCTCTTGAGACATAACATAAAATCTATCTGTGCACACGAAACATTTTTCTTCATTGTGATACGGGGTTTACTACCAATTTTATGTGTGTGTTTTCAGGTGGCAAGGAGGTTGGCGAACAAGACGACTTGTTCATTCTAGTGGCTCCCCAGAATGCTGTCGGAAATTGCATCATAGATGTGATTCACCGCGAACCAGTTGCTGTAATTTCCTCGtattaatcttattcagtttatTATATTCGTTTTCCCCGGCTGAATAATGCAGGATATGAAAGCGATGACTGATGCTGCTGGAAACCGACCAGTTATACTTGTCAACCCCAAACTAAAGGTTAGGATCTTAGTTGCTGGACGTATTGTTACTCCCTTTGAGTATCTCATAAGCGCAGAGATCAACACTCGTAGCCAAGTCCATGTAACATAGATATCGTTCCACATGTACATAAGCAAAATGTGTATCAACAAGCgtaaacatataaataccaacacATCCACGCATTTGCTGTTAACTAATAGAGGCACTATTTTCTCTTCCATGAATTTAGCTTCAGAATTATACTGAAAATTCGTaatcttgttttgattcatctatgATTAAATGATTACGAATGGCTTGACGCTGATATATCACGTACTAATTTGTGCAGGATTTACCGGGTTCAAGCGGTATTATGCAAGTAAGTAGTAACCACTGAGCCGTAATGATGAACGTTGTAGGAGACTTCATCTTAGTTTCTGATTTCTGTTTCGTACTCTGCAAGACAATGGGTAGAGATAAGAGATTGGAATATGCCGCATCGTTTGAGATATGCTACCAGTTCCGGCTACTCTACTATGCCGGAACGCAATATCCTATTATGGGCGCACTCAGGTTAGATTTGTTTCTATGCTATTCATTCGTTTTGCCATGATACATACGATCAAGAAGAAGGATGGCATGAAAAATGCTCTTTTTATTGGTTTAGTGAGAAAtgcaaattcacatttcaaggtCACGAAACAGGAATTTGGGATTTTTTGAGTTTTCGGTGTGTGTTAGTCCATATATTTTTTGGAATTTGTTCGTCGCACtgagaaggggagccttggagttattggtaaagttgctgccatgtgaccaggaggtcacgggttcaagccttggaaacagcaatgtaaggtaaggctgcgtacgatacacccttgtggtggtgcccttccccggacaccgcgcatagcggcagctttagtgcaccgggctgcccttttttttttttgttcgtCGCATTCAGTTCCAATACTCATTGTTTCGTCATGATCTGGCGTTCGAGGTCACGAAACAAGAATTCAGGATTTTTAGAGTTTTTAGTGTGTCCATAGATTTTTCGAAGTTTGTCTGACCGACTTTGATCTGCCCCAATCATGGCAGGCCCATTTGAAACCGTCTTGTGACCAATACTCATGGCTTCGTCATGACCGGTGTCACTTTTTTTGGCATTTCGGTCCTGAAATAGGAACCAGGATTTTTCGGTGTGTGTTAGTCTATagatttttcaaaatttgttcGACCGGCTCCATTATGCCCCTAACTTGGTGGGTCCATCCGCAGCCGCCTGGTGACCAGTACTCTCATTGTTTCACCATGACGAACATCATCTTCAGgattttttttggagttttcgatGTGTGTTAGTCCACAGATTCTCCGGAATTTGTTCGACTGACTCTATTCTTCCCCAAACTTTGTTGGTCCATCCGAAACCATCTGGAGACCAACACTCATTGCGTCGCAATGACCTAACTCATGTTGTAGGCCTCTGCAGAAAGACGGCTGAATATCCACAATCAAGATTCGCAGTCTTATGAACTTTCTCATTTTGTAGGATGTCGTACCCATACCCTTACGAGTTATACAAGAGAGTCGATGAATCGCCTGGGAAGGAAAAATACATATCCTTGGCAACATTCGCAAAGAGGCCAAGCGTTGATGAAATGAACGATGCATTTGAAGGAAAACCAAGGTACGCTACAGATCATGAACCTGAACTCGTTATAAACTCGTACACTTGTTAACTCTACATCAACACGACACTGAATCAACGATTACAACTTCTGCAGAAATCAAGCAAAAAGAGCACAGGGGTTCTGGTAAGTGATCATCTTCTGGTTTTATCAAAGTTGAGATCGTAGTCTAAGTTATCTTCGCGTAAATTGACATTCTTTTAGGGGCTTCTTGAGTGGCATACTATAAGCGTCTATGGAGAATGCAATGAACATCATGACAAGGATTCAACTTCTACTTTTTGAACATCCAAAATTGACGATGCTACATCAATCATCTCGTGTTTTAGTCTTCTGGCACATATCGATGGTAAAGTGTACATACATTGCATCGCAGAGCGTTTCGACAAAAAGAATTGTAACGGATCGACCTTATTCTATGTATGGATATATTTCTTGTTCATGTCTCTCTAGTATGGAAGTTGAAGCTTTCATTGATCTTTTCAATGCTACTTTCTCACAAGAACTCAGTTGAGAAGAAGACATCTTGTAACTTTTGATGTAAattcagtgtgtgtgtgtgtggaatTCATATGTGTTAATGAGGAAATGGAGCAGTACACTCAGATAGGAACGTGTGGAGGATGCagattaggatagagggttagtACATGGGAGTTGAGCCCCATCTTTAATAGGACTGGACTAAGTTCAGGCAGATCTCCCTCCCATTTCACGGATGCATCGGCATTGAGAATTGACTCGTCGGATTAACCACTTAGATGGAGAGTTCCCCATATGCCATTTCACTGGCAACTGAAATAGATCGAAACGGATTGCGCGGTACCTAGGGCTTCAAAAATGAATTGAAAATAACATCGCTTTGCTTGACCTGATCGTTGTGCCAAGGGCTGGTGGTACCTTGAGCAGCTCTTAAGAAAGAGAAAGGACTTCCAACGTCTATAAATAGAAGCCGCTTTCTCTATTTGGCAAAGCAAAGGGAGAGATGGATCCAGTCACCACTAAAAGACTTTTTCAAATGAATCAAAGAATTCTCCATGTGGAAAACGAAAAGCGCCAACGGTGGCAAACTCTACAGGCTTTTTTAGAACACGTGCCTGCTATTTTTCCGGAGCTGGTGGAACAATGCCCTCAACAGCTCCTAAACCAAATCCTAGTAGGAAGGAATGCTTTGTTTGTAGCCGTGACAATAGTCGTAGTGTTTTATGTATGTCATGTAGTTTCTTGCTCGTAGTGTTTTGACTATATTTGTGATTTCAGATAGATAGCTTATAGTTCTACTCTATGGGTGTCTTGTTTTCTGTTATTCTA from the Capsicum annuum cultivar UCD-10X-F1 chromosome 9, UCD10Xv1.1, whole genome shotgun sequence genome contains:
- the LOC107840810 gene encoding adenylate kinase 5, chloroplastic isoform X2 — translated: MAMITSLTMNFPHISTHNNYNNIYSNQKFSTVCTNNTCNLSSRSSLVPLIWPISLNSLHLSKQLTAYHYVNQRIHLRKNRKMKQVICGRSEPLKVMISGAPASGKGTQCELIVQKFGLVHISTGDLLRAELSAGTDIGNKAKEYMNSGRLVPDEIVTAMVTARLSREDAKEKGWLLDGYPRKLAQAESLERLNIRPDIYIVLDVPDEILIDRCVGRKLDPLTGKIYHVTHFPPETEDIKARLITRPDDTEEKVKSRLQIYKQNAEAILPVYSNIMKKVDGNSDKDAVFEEIDSLLSRVQKEEQDARKSEAAVISSTRADITSLNKDWRGIPTRLNNIPHSREIREYFYTDVLQATQRAVNDGKTRLKIEISIPELNPSMDVYRIGTLMELIRVLALSFADDGKRVKVCVQGSMGEGALAGMPLQLAGSRKILEFMDWGDYGALGTFVNIGSIGGKEVGEQDDLFILVAPQNAVGNCIIDDMKAMTDAAGNRPVILVNPKLKDLPGSSGIMQTMGRDKRLEYAASFEICYQFRLLYYAGTQYPIMGALRMSYPYPYELYKRVDESPGKEKYISLATFAKRPSVDEMNDAFEGKPRNQAKRAQGFWGFLSGIL
- the LOC107840810 gene encoding adenylate kinase 5, chloroplastic isoform X1, whose translation is MAMITSLTMNFPHISTHNNYNNIYSNQKFSTVCTNNTCNLSSRSSLVPLIWPISLNSLHLSKQLTAYHYVNQRIHLRKNRKMKVICGRSEPLKVMISGAPASGKGTQCELIVQKFGLVHISTGDLLRAELSAGTDIGNKAKEYMNSGRLVPDEIVTAMVTARLSREDAKEKGWLLDGYPRKLAQAESLERLNIRPDIYIVLDVPDEILIDRCVGRKLDPLTGKIYHVTHFPPETEDIKARLITRPDDTEEKVKSRLQIYKQNAEAILPVYSNIMKKVDGNSDKDAVFEEIDSLLSRVQKEEQDARKSEAAVISSTRADITSLNKDWRGIPTRLNNIPHSREIREYFYTDVLQATQRAVNDGKTRLKIEISIPELNPSMDVYRIGTLMELIRVLALSFADDGKRVKVCVQGSMGEGALAGMPLQLAGSRKILEFMDWGDYGALGTFVNIGSIGGKEVGEQDDLFILVAPQNAVGNCIIDDMKAMTDAAGNRPVILVNPKLKDLPGSSGIMQTMGRDKRLEYAASFEICYQFRLLYYAGTQYPIMGALRMSYPYPYELYKRVDESPGKEKYISLATFAKRPSVDEMNDAFEGKPRNQAKRAQGFWGFLSGIL